The following proteins are encoded in a genomic region of Marasmius oreades isolate 03SP1 chromosome 10, whole genome shotgun sequence:
- a CDS encoding uncharacterized protein (CAZy:GH31) gives MRTRSWVKALSAFHVLCGVLVHAEYVEPSRLDSCPGYNAVNVTTSTNGRTISADLVLAGTPCNVFGKDLQQLRLQVAYESDNRIHLKIIDPLQPRYEVPESVFPRPQSGNSTLNPNIQFTYTTTPFLFNISRVGTNETLFATSAGHPLIFEPQYLRIKSSGSPADANIYGLGEHTETFRLPTRDLTRTFWSRDSYGIPTGTNLYGNHPVYFEHRLTGTHGVFLLSSNGMDIKINDTQPGVTSIEYNVIGGVLDFYFFAGSNPLEVSREYAKIAGAPAEVPYWSFGLHQCRFGYQNFVDVAGVITNYSAAGIPLETMWTDIDYMDRRRVFTLDPDYFPLSRMREIVDHLHDNGQKYIVMVDPALGYFPNEGYAPVDRGIETDIFLKWPNGSVVIGVVWPGPSVWPDWFHPKVQDFWNGEFELFFNETEGLDIDGVWIDMNEPASFCNLPCTDPWEQSRERQFPPPRAFPPPDINTPIFVKATKKNKRSILDPPYAISDAAPNGDLSATTSPVNATHFNNLTEYDVHNLYGTMMSTSTHLAMLNRRPELRTLVITRSTFAGAGRHVGKWLGDNLSTWEQYRFSIAGMLGFTSIYQIPMVGSDICGFGDNTTETLCARWAMLGGFYPFMRNHNQDTSISQEFYRWPLVTQAAKNVLDMRYRLLDYIYTAFHTASLDGTPVLQPLFYRFPNDTNTFSIEHQFLYGSSILVSPVTEENSTSVTIYLPPEGRYYDFLTFAPVPESRTGNVTLTNVDFTKIPVHIVGGAVVPLRVEGAMITDELRKKDFEIVIAPDKNGVAHGKLYVDDGVSIGQSRQTFLTMEYGNGRLTITGEFGHPLNVKLKRIRILGVPKRPSGVNFGGQANLNTTKEVEYDGEKKVLNVELGTAFESAFSLQLL, from the exons ATGCGGACACGTAGCTGGGTAAAGGCTCTTTCTGCCTTCCATGTACTTTGCGGTGTTCTCGTGCATGCAGAATATGTGGAACCGTCTCGACTTGATTCGTGTCCAGGCTACAATGCCGTGAATGTCACGACCAGCACCAATGGGAGGACTATCTCTGCAGACCTGGTTCTCGCAGGTACACCTTGTAATGTGTTTGGAAAGGATCTTCAGCAGCTGAGACTTCAGGTGGCATATGAAAGCG ATAATCGAATCCACCTCAAAATCATCGACCCGCTACAACCACGATATGAAGTTCCTGAAAGTGTTTTCCCTCGCCCTCAAAGCGGTAATTCGACCCTCAATCCGAACATACAATTCACATACACCACGACGCCATTCTTGTTCAACATTTCACGAGTTGGGACCAACGAAACCCTGTTTGCCACTTCCGCTGGGCATCCTCTGATCTTTGAGCCTCAGTATCTCCGAATCAAATCTTCCGGCTCCCCAGCAGATGCTAACATCTACGGTCTCGGAGAACACACAGAGACATTCAGATTACCCACCAGAGACCTCACCAGGACATTTTGGAGCAGGGATTCATACGGTATTCCCACTGGTACCAACCTCTACGGCAACCATCCTGTTTACTTCGAGCACCGGCTAACGGGTACCCATGGGGTTTTCTTGTTAAGTTCGAACGGCATGGATATCAAGATCAATGACACACAACCAGGTGTAACGTCAATCGAGTACAACGTTATCGGTGGTGTCCTGGACTTTTACTTCTTCGCCGGATCCAACCCTCTGGAGGTTTCCCGAGAATATGCTAAGATTGCTGGCGCTCCCGCTGAGGTGCCATACTGGAGTTTTGGGCTCCATCAATGTCGATTCGGTTATCAAA ACTTTGTCGACGTTGCTGGTGTCATAACAAACTATTCGGCCGCAGGTATTCCATTGGAAACAATGTGGACCGATATAGACTACATGGATAGACGGCGTGTCTTCACCCTTGATCCTGATTATTTCCCTTTATCTCGAATGCGCGAGATAGTCGATCACTTGCATGATAACGGGCAGAAGTACA TTGTAATGGTGGACCCTGCCCTCGGTTACTTCCCCAACGAAGGGTATGCTCCGGTCGACCGCGGCATCGAGACGGATATATTTTTGAAATGGCCAAATGGAAGTGTTGTTATTGGTGTTGTCTGGCCGGGACCATCAGTTTGGCCAG ACTGGTTCCATCCCAAGGTACAAGA CTTTTGGAACGGGGAATTTGAACTCTTCTTCAATGAAACGGAAGGTCTGGACATCGACGGTGTTTGGATCGATATGAATGAGCCCGCCAGT TTCTGCAACCTCCCGTGCACTGATCCTTGGGAGCAGTCCAGAGAACGACAGTTTCCACCTCCTAGGGCTTTTCCACCTCCGGATATCAACACGCCTATCTTCGTGAAGGCAACGAAGAAGAATAAGCGGTCCATCCTGGACCCACCATACGCAATTTCGGACGCTGCACCGAACGGCGACTTGAGCGCCACCACTTCTCCT GTGAACGCAACACATTTCAACAACCTCACGGAATACGACGTTCACAATCTGTATGGTACTATGATGTCTACCTCAACTCACCTTGCTATGTTGAACCGTCGTCCTGAACTCCGAACGCTCGTCATCACTCGTTCAACTTTCGCCGGTGCGGGGCGTCATGTTG GCAAATGGCTCGGAGATAATCTTAGCACATGGGAGCAATACCGCTTTAGTATTGCCGGCATGTTGGGCTTCACAAGTATTTACCAGATACCGATGGTGGGGAGTGATATCTGCGGGTTTGGGGACAACACGACTGAGACTCTATGCGCGAGATGGGCGATGTTGGGCGGATTTTATCCGTTCATGAGGAAT CACAACCAAGATACCAGTATCTCACAAGAGTTCTACAGATGGCCTCTGGTTACCCAAGCCGCAAAGAACGTCCTCGACATGCGCTATCGTCTCTTGGACTACATCTACACTGCCTTCCACACCGCATCACTCGACGGCACACCCGTTTTACAACCTCTGTTCTACCGATTCCCCAACGACACCAACACCTTCTCAATCGAGCACCAATTCCTCTACGGCAGCTCCATCCTCGTTTCTCCGGTAACCGAAGAAAACTCCACCTCGGTTACGATCTATTTACCACCTGAAGGAAGATACTACGACTTCTTGACTTTCGCTCCCGTTCCCGAATCGCGAACCGGCAACGTTACGCTTACGAATGTGGACTTTACAAAGATACCTGTACATATCGTTGGAGGGGCGGTGGTGCCGTTGAGAGTGGAGGGAGCGATGATTACGGATGAGTTGAGGAAAAAGGATTTCGAGATCGTGATTGCCCCAGACAAGAATGGTGTAGCTCACGGGAAGCTTTATGTGGACGATGGAGTGTCTATAGGCCAATCCCGTCAGACGTTCCTGACGATGGAATATGGGAATGGGAGGTTGACGATCACAGGGGAGTTCGGACATCCTCTGAATGTTAAACTTAAGAGGATCAGGATTCTTGGCGTTCCAAAGCGGCCGTCTGGGGTCAATTTCGGTGGTCAAGCGAATTTGAACACGACAAAGGAGGTTGAATATGATGGAGAGAAGAAGGTTCTTAACGTGGAGCTTGGCACCGCGTTCGAGAGCGCATTTTCGTTGCAATTGCTTTAG
- a CDS encoding uncharacterized protein (CAZy:GH31) yields the protein MDIKINDTQPGVTSIEYNVIGGVLDFYFFAGSNPLEVSREYAKIAGAPAEVPYWSFGLHQCRFGYQNFVDVAGVITNYSAAGIPLETMWTDIDYMDRRRVFTLDPDYFPLSRMREIVDHLHDNGQKYIVMVDPALGYFPNEGYAPVDRGIETDIFLKWPNGSVVIGVVWPGPSVWPDWFHPKVQDFWNGEFELFFNETEGLDIDGVWIDMNEPASFCNLPCTDPWEQSRERQFPPPRAFPPPDINTPIFVKATKKNKRSILDPPYAISDAAPNGDLSATTSPVNATHFNNLTEYDVHNLYGTMMSTSTHLAMLNRRPELRTLVITRSTFAGAGRHVGKWLGDNLSTWEQYRFSIAGMLGFTSIYQIPMVGSDICGFGDNTTETLCARWAMLGGFYPFMRNHNQDTSISQEFYRWPLVTQAAKNVLDMRYRLLDYIYTAFHTASLDGTPVLQPLFYRFPNDTNTFSIEHQFLYGSSILVSPVTEENSTSVTIYLPPEGRYYDFLTFAPVPESRTGNVTLTNVDFTKIPVHIVGGAVVPLRVEGAMITDELRKKDFEIVIAPDKNGVAHGKLYVDDGVSIGQSRQTFLTMEYGNGRLTITGEFGHPLNVKLKRIRILGVPKRPSGVNFGGQANLNTTKEVEYDGEKKVLNVELGTAFESAFSLQLL from the exons ATGGATATCAAGATCAATGACACACAACCAGGTGTAACGTCAATCGAGTACAACGTTATCGGTGGTGTCCTGGACTTTTACTTCTTCGCCGGATCCAACCCTCTGGAGGTTTCCCGAGAATATGCTAAGATTGCTGGCGCTCCCGCTGAGGTGCCATACTGGAGTTTTGGGCTCCATCAATGTCGATTCGGTTATCAAA ACTTTGTCGACGTTGCTGGTGTCATAACAAACTATTCGGCCGCAGGTATTCCATTGGAAACAATGTGGACCGATATAGACTACATGGATAGACGGCGTGTCTTCACCCTTGATCCTGATTATTTCCCTTTATCTCGAATGCGCGAGATAGTCGATCACTTGCATGATAACGGGCAGAAGTACA TTGTAATGGTGGACCCTGCCCTCGGTTACTTCCCCAACGAAGGGTATGCTCCGGTCGACCGCGGCATCGAGACGGATATATTTTTGAAATGGCCAAATGGAAGTGTTGTTATTGGTGTTGTCTGGCCGGGACCATCAGTTTGGCCAG ACTGGTTCCATCCCAAGGTACAAGA CTTTTGGAACGGGGAATTTGAACTCTTCTTCAATGAAACGGAAGGTCTGGACATCGACGGTGTTTGGATCGATATGAATGAGCCCGCCAGT TTCTGCAACCTCCCGTGCACTGATCCTTGGGAGCAGTCCAGAGAACGACAGTTTCCACCTCCTAGGGCTTTTCCACCTCCGGATATCAACACGCCTATCTTCGTGAAGGCAACGAAGAAGAATAAGCGGTCCATCCTGGACCCACCATACGCAATTTCGGACGCTGCACCGAACGGCGACTTGAGCGCCACCACTTCTCCT GTGAACGCAACACATTTCAACAACCTCACGGAATACGACGTTCACAATCTGTATGGTACTATGATGTCTACCTCAACTCACCTTGCTATGTTGAACCGTCGTCCTGAACTCCGAACGCTCGTCATCACTCGTTCAACTTTCGCCGGTGCGGGGCGTCATGTTG GCAAATGGCTCGGAGATAATCTTAGCACATGGGAGCAATACCGCTTTAGTATTGCCGGCATGTTGGGCTTCACAAGTATTTACCAGATACCGATGGTGGGGAGTGATATCTGCGGGTTTGGGGACAACACGACTGAGACTCTATGCGCGAGATGGGCGATGTTGGGCGGATTTTATCCGTTCATGAGGAAT CACAACCAAGATACCAGTATCTCACAAGAGTTCTACAGATGGCCTCTGGTTACCCAAGCCGCAAAGAACGTCCTCGACATGCGCTATCGTCTCTTGGACTACATCTACACTGCCTTCCACACCGCATCACTCGACGGCACACCCGTTTTACAACCTCTGTTCTACCGATTCCCCAACGACACCAACACCTTCTCAATCGAGCACCAATTCCTCTACGGCAGCTCCATCCTCGTTTCTCCGGTAACCGAAGAAAACTCCACCTCGGTTACGATCTATTTACCACCTGAAGGAAGATACTACGACTTCTTGACTTTCGCTCCCGTTCCCGAATCGCGAACCGGCAACGTTACGCTTACGAATGTGGACTTTACAAAGATACCTGTACATATCGTTGGAGGGGCGGTGGTGCCGTTGAGAGTGGAGGGAGCGATGATTACGGATGAGTTGAGGAAAAAGGATTTCGAGATCGTGATTGCCCCAGACAAGAATGGTGTAGCTCACGGGAAGCTTTATGTGGACGATGGAGTGTCTATAGGCCAATCCCGTCAGACGTTCCTGACGATGGAATATGGGAATGGGAGGTTGACGATCACAGGGGAGTTCGGACATCCTCTGAATGTTAAACTTAAGAGGATCAGGATTCTTGGCGTTCCAAAGCGGCCGTCTGGGGTCAATTTCGGTGGTCAAGCGAATTTGAACACGACAAAGGAGGTTGAATATGATGGAGAGAAGAAGGTTCTTAACGTGGAGCTTGGCACCGCGTTCGAGAGCGCATTTTCGTTGCAATTGCTTTAG